One Sulfuriferula thiophila DNA window includes the following coding sequences:
- a CDS encoding type II toxin-antitoxin system HicB family antitoxin → MQFPIAIHKDEGSVYGVIVPDILGCHSWGDTIDDAIKNAKDAIFDHLELLLESGEKVDIHHSKIEDLRKLEDYKEATWALVEVDLSKIDAKPERVNISMPRFILSRIDDYVAAKHETRSGFLARAALNEMAHEQ, encoded by the coding sequence ATGCAATTTCCTATCGCAATCCATAAAGATGAGGGAAGCGTTTACGGTGTGATCGTGCCCGATATTTTGGGGTGTCATTCATGGGGAGATACCATTGATGACGCGATTAAAAATGCCAAAGACGCTATTTTTGACCATCTCGAATTATTATTGGAATCAGGTGAGAAAGTCGATATTCATCATTCCAAGATTGAAGATTTGAGAAAACTGGAAGATTATAAAGAAGCCACATGGGCGCTGGTCGAGGTGGATTTGTCCAAGATTGACGCTAAACCGGAGCGCGTCAATATCAGCATGCCGCGCTTTATTTTAAGCCGTATTGATGATTATGTTGCAGCCAAACATGAAACTCGTAGTGGGTTTTTAGCCAGAGCAGCCCTTAACGAAATGGCTCATGAACAGTAA
- a CDS encoding type II toxin-antitoxin system HicA family toxin — MQSSKIIRMLIDEGWYEVRVKGSHHHFKHPIKPGLVTVPHPEKDLPLGTVNSILKQAGLE, encoded by the coding sequence ATGCAATCATCAAAAATAATCCGGATGCTGATAGATGAAGGCTGGTATGAAGTGCGCGTTAAAGGTAGCCATCATCATTTTAAACATCCAATAAAACCTGGCCTTGTAACGGTGCCGCACCCGGAAAAGGACTTGCCACTGGGAACAGTAAACAGCATCCTGAAACAGGCCGGACTCGAGTGA
- a CDS encoding Spy/CpxP family protein refolding chaperone, with amino-acid sequence MKLTHGSFAKRAVMVSLLAGSSMLAVSAFAVPASGSANMESCEAMHGGMDHAKQEAFRAKHMAELKTKLKLKPEQEAAWNVYAKASESGMRAMDMDKQDQRSEFAKLNTPQRLDKMLAMSDARHAKMVERIKVIKTFYAQLTPEQQAVFDAEAMAGHKMGQHHHKP; translated from the coding sequence ATGAAATTGACTCATGGCTCTTTTGCCAAACGTGCAGTGATGGTGAGTTTGCTGGCTGGTAGCAGCATGTTGGCGGTATCGGCGTTTGCCGTGCCTGCCAGTGGTTCTGCAAACATGGAGAGCTGCGAAGCGATGCACGGGGGCATGGATCACGCTAAACAGGAGGCATTTCGTGCCAAGCATATGGCTGAGCTGAAAACCAAGCTGAAGCTGAAGCCGGAGCAGGAGGCCGCGTGGAATGTATACGCCAAGGCCAGCGAGTCCGGTATGCGTGCTATGGATATGGACAAGCAGGATCAGCGCAGCGAGTTTGCCAAGCTGAATACACCGCAACGTCTGGACAAGATGCTGGCAATGTCAGATGCGCGTCACGCCAAGATGGTAGAGCGGATCAAGGTGATCAAGACGTTTTATGCGCAGTTGACACCGGAACAGCAGGCTGTGTTTGATGCTGAGGCAATGGCTGGTCACAAGATGGGGCAACATCACCATAAACCCTGA